In Caldibacillus debilis DSM 16016, the genomic window GCTTCATATTGCAGGCATGTTTGGCAAACAAATCCATCTGGGCAAGCGTTTTGACAGCCCTTTCATTATTTTGCAGAAAGAAAACCCGTTTTCCACGGTAGCTATTTGGCTATACTTCATTATAATATAACTTTGAAATTTTCTTCCAAACAAAATTTTGCATGAAGCTGAATTGATTTTAAGCGTTTTTTCTTTGATAATTATTTAAAAAGGACTTTCGCCTTGCCGATTATTATGTTAAATATTGAGCAGATTTCTCCCCGGTTCTCCGGCCCAAAAATGCTCGGGAACATGGAACGGCCGGTCCTTACGGAGCCGATGAATGGGGTCGGAAAATGAAAAAAAGCCAATAACTGCTGACGCTTGGAGGAAAACGAAATGAGCTCATTGTTATCCAGAATTGAACAAAATTTATCGAGGCTGTCTGATGCGGAAAGGAAAATCGGGCAATATATTTTGGAGCATCCGAACCTGGTGCCGCATATGACGACCAAGGACTTGTCAAAAAACAGCGGCGTCAGCGAGTCCAGCGTCATCCGCTTTTGCAAGTCCATCGGAATCGGAAGCTTCAAATCCTTTAAACTGGAACTCGTTAAAGAATTGACATTGACCGAGATGAATTTGACCGACTTTTCCATTCTTCATAAAAAGGACGGCCCCTATGACCTGTTTCAAAAAGTGACGTACGTGAATAAATCGGCCATCGAGACGATCCCCGCCTCCCTCGACCGCAAGGAGTATGAAAAGGCCATTGATCTGATATTGAACGCGGAAAAGCTGGTTTTTTACGGTGTCGGCGGATCGGCAACCGCCGCATTTGACGGTTATTACAAGTTTATGCGGCTGGGCTACCATTGCACCTTTACCCATGATTTCCATTCCCTGTTGTCGTTCATTCCGTACATGGGCAAAAACGATGTGTTTTTTGCCATCAGCATGTCCGGGAAAACGAAGGATGTGTTGGAATTGTCCCGTTTTGCCCAGCGCAAGGGAGCGAAGGTGATCGCCATCACGAATATCGGGAAATCGCCGCTGTATAAAGAGGCGGACATCCGTTTGTGCACGCCCGTCGTCGAGTCCGATTACCGAATCGGGAGCATCCCGTCAAGGATGACTCAGCTTACGATTATCGACGCCCTTTATTTAAGCATTTTCCAGGCAAAGGGAGAATCGATCCTCAGCCAGTTCCATGAGGCGAGAAATGAAGTCGTTCGCTTGAGAAGATAAAAATTAAGGAATATGGCGGAAAGGGGGATTTCTGACCGTTTAGAAATTAAATTTCATAAAAATAAAGAAATAAATTGACAAAAAATTTCATTAGAATTACAATTTAATTGAAAATAAAATTCTATACAAAGGAAATAAAATTCTTTAAAAGAGGGTGGCCGGATGCTCGAGCAACTGACAACAGAAAAGAGAAACCCGAATACGATGGATATAGATCAGATGTCCATTAAAGAAATATTGCAGATTATGAATAAGGAAGATCAATCCGTACCGATAGCCATCAGCAAAGAGATTGACAAAATTGAAAGCGCTATACAAATGGTGATTGATTCCTTTCGGCGCGGGGGAAGGCTGATCTACATCGGAGCGGGAACGAGCGGGCGGCTGGGGGTTTTAGACGCGGCCGAATGTCCGCCCACCTTCGGAACCGATCCCGCCATGGTTCAAGGGATTATTGCCGGAGGAAAAGAAGCCTTTACCCGCGCCGTGGAGGGAGCGGAAGACAATGAACAAATGGGAGGTGATGACCTAAAGGCGATTCGGCTGACAAATCTTGATACGGTGGTTGGCATTGCCGCAAGTGGAAGAACCCCGTATGTGATCGGCGCCTTGAAATACGCCAAATCCATCGGGGCGAAAACGGTAAGTATCAGCAATAATAAAAATTCGATTATCGGAACATTGGCAGATGTGGCCATCGAAGTCGAAACCGGACCGGAAGTGCTGACGGGTTCCACCCGTTTAAAGGCCGGTACCGCGCAAAAATTGATTTTGAACATGATATCCACAGTCTCCATGATCGGAATTGGGAAAGTGTACAAAAATTTAATGGTGGATGTCCGCCCGACCAATCATAAACTCATTGAACGGTCGAAGCGGATCATCATGGAAGCCACCGGGGTCGACTATGAGACGGCGGAAAAATTTTTCGAAGAAGCAAAGCGCAATGTGAAGGCGGCCATTACCATGATTTTATTAAATTGCAGCTACGACGAG contains:
- the murQ gene encoding N-acetylmuramic acid 6-phosphate etherase, with the protein product MLEQLTTEKRNPNTMDIDQMSIKEILQIMNKEDQSVPIAISKEIDKIESAIQMVIDSFRRGGRLIYIGAGTSGRLGVLDAAECPPTFGTDPAMVQGIIAGGKEAFTRAVEGAEDNEQMGGDDLKAIRLTNLDTVVGIAASGRTPYVIGALKYAKSIGAKTVSISNNKNSIIGTLADVAIEVETGPEVLTGSTRLKAGTAQKLILNMISTVSMIGIGKVYKNLMVDVRPTNHKLIERSKRIIMEATGVDYETAEKFFEEAKRNVKAAITMILLNCSYDEAVEKLKKAKGFIRKTL
- a CDS encoding MurR/RpiR family transcriptional regulator, whose product is MSSLLSRIEQNLSRLSDAERKIGQYILEHPNLVPHMTTKDLSKNSGVSESSVIRFCKSIGIGSFKSFKLELVKELTLTEMNLTDFSILHKKDGPYDLFQKVTYVNKSAIETIPASLDRKEYEKAIDLILNAEKLVFYGVGGSATAAFDGYYKFMRLGYHCTFTHDFHSLLSFIPYMGKNDVFFAISMSGKTKDVLELSRFAQRKGAKVIAITNIGKSPLYKEADIRLCTPVVESDYRIGSIPSRMTQLTIIDALYLSIFQAKGESILSQFHEARNEVVRLRR